CCGCACATGCGCCGGCAGGGCCGTGGGTCGATCATCAACACCGCCTCCTTCGTCGCGCTGATGGGCGCGGCCACTTCGCAGATCGCGTACACCGCGAGCAAGGGCGGGGTGCTGGCGTTGACCCGGGAGTTGGGCGTGCAGTTCGCCCGGGACGGGATCCGGGTCAACGCCCTCTGTCCCGGGCCGGTGGCCACGCCGCTGCTGCGCGAGTTGTTCGCGGCCGACCCGGAACGGGCCGCGCGCCGGCTGGTGCACGTACCGATGGGACGCTTCGGCGAACCGGCCGAGATCGCCGCCGCCGTCGCCTTCCTGGCCAGCGACGACGCCTCCTTCATGACCGCTGCGCAGTTCGTCGTCGACGGCGGGATCACCGGGGCGTACGTCACCCCCCTGTGATTTCGCCGACACCCACGGTGACCGGCCGATACGTTGATCCACTAGTGGTGGCGCTAAACAGCGTCTGGGGGTGCCGAGGCGTTACGTTGCTGGTCCGCCGGGGTAGAAGGCGGAACACGGCAATTGATGATCGGACGCGTCGTGGACACGGCCGGGGAGGCTGCATGAACTCGGCCCAGGCGAGTGCGGGCGGGGGCTATCCGTCCGGAATGAGTGACGGGATTCCGCCGATGATCGCGGCGGCGTTCGCCAGCGGCGGCGAGATGGGCGCACTGCTGCGCGACCACGACTGGTCGGCCAGCCCGCTCGGTGCCCCGGACCGCTGGCCAGCGGCCCTGGGTAACGCGATCAGCACGATGCTCGCCTCGAAGGCGCAGATCGCGATGTTCTGGGGGGAGGACCTGCGGGCCTTCTACAACGACGCGTACCGGCCGACGATCGGCGACAAGCATCCCGCCGTGCTCGGGCAGCCGGCGCGCGAGCACTGGGCGGAGACCTGGGACGTGCTCGAACCGCTGCTTACCGGCGTGCTTCGCGACGGCGAGTCGTATCAGGCGCGGGACCACCACTTCCTGCTCAACCGGCACGGGTTCGTCGAGGACGTCTTCTTCGACGTCTCGTACGACCCGATTCGGGGCGCGGACGGCTCGATCAACGGGGTGCTCTGCATCTGTAGCGAGACCACCGACCGGGTGCTGGGTCAGCGCCGGCTACAGGCCCTGGCCGAACTTGGTGCCGAGTTGGCCGATCCGAGCAGCACCGAGGAACTCGGCCGGGCCGCCGCAGCCGTGCTCGACCGGCACCGGCCGGATCTGCCGTTCACCCTGCTCTACCTGCTCGACGCCGACGGGTACCTGCGCCCGGCCGGGGCCAGCGGGGAGGCGGTGGTCAGCGTCGAAGCACCCTCCCGCCTGGTCGAGCTCGCCGCCGCCGGCACCGCCGACACGGTGCGCACCGTCGACCTGCTCGGGCACGTACCGGCCGACGCCGCCGAGGAGGCGGTGGTGCTGCCGATCAGCGCGACCAACGAGCCGGCCGGAGTGCTGGTGCTGGGGTTGGCCGGCCGGCTGCCGGTCACCCGCGACTACCGCACCTTCGTCGAGTTGGTCGCCGCGCAGATCTCCCGCGCCGTCGGCAAGCAACGGGCGTACGAGCAGGAACAGGCCCGGGTCGCGGCGCTGGCCGCCCTGGACCTGGCCAAGACCAACTTCTTCGCCAACGTCAGTCACGAGTTCCGGACCCCACTGACGCTGGTGCTGGGCCCGCTTGAGGACATGCTCGCCGACCCGGTGCTGCCAGAGCCGTACACCGAGCGGTTGACAAGCATGCACCGCAACGCGATGCGGCTGCTGAAGCTGGTCAACACCGTGCTCGACTTCTCCCGGCTGGAGTCGAAACGGCTGGTCGCGTACTACGAGCCGATCGATCTGGCCAGTTACACCACCCGGCTGGCCAGCACGTTCCGCTCCGCCGCCGAGCGCGCCGGGCTGCGGCTGGTGGTCGACTGCCCGGCCCTGCCCGAACCGGTCCACGTCGACCAGGACATGTGGGAGAAGATCGTCCTCAACCTCCTCTCCAACGCCCTGAAGTTCACCTTCGAGGGCGAGATCACGGTGCGGCTGCGGACCATCGACGGAGCCGCCCGCCTGGAGGTCGTCGACACCGGCGTGGGCATCCCGCCGGAGGAACTGCCGCACGTCTTCGAGCGTTTCCATCGGGCACCGGGGACCCGGTCGCGGAGCCATGAGGGCACCGGGATCGGGCTGGCGCTGGTCCGCGAACTGGTCGAGATGCACGGCGGTCGGATCAGCGCGACCAGCCAGGTCGACCGGGGCAGCAGCTTCGTCATCACGCTCCCGTTCGGCACCGCCCACCTGCCGGCCGACCGGGTGGCCGCCGCCAGCGGACCCGAGCGGGAGCCGTTGCAGGCTGCGCTCTTCGTCGCCGAGACCGCGCGTTGGAGCGGCGGCCCCGCACCGGCCTCCCGGAGCGTGCTGCCCGCCGATCGTCCGGCGGCGGGTCCGCCCACCGTTGCGGCGGGCCGGATCCTGGTCGTGGACGACAACCCAGACCTGCGGGAACACGTCGTCCGGCTGCTCGAACCGACCTGGCACGTGGTGACGGCCGGCGACGGGGTCGAGGCCCTGCGCCTGGCCACCGAAAGCACCTTCGACCTGGTGCTGACCGACGTGATGATGCCCCGGCTGGACGGCTTCGGTCTGGTCGCCGCGCTGCGCGCGGAACCGCGTACCCGGTCCGTGCCGATCGTGCTGCTCACCGCCCGCGCCGGTGTCGGCGAGGAGGTGGCCGGCCTGTCGGTCGGTGCCGACGACTACCTGACCAAGCCCTTCTCCGGACAGGAGCTGGTCGCCCGGGTCCGGGCCAACGTGGAACTGGGCCAGCTGCGCGGTCAGATAGTCCGACGGTTGTACGCCCTGGCCGACGTCGCGGTCGCGGTGAACACCGCCCGCTCCACCGCCGACGTGCTCCAGGTCACGGCCCGGCACGCGCTAAGTCTCGCCGAGGCCGTCCGGGTGGAGGTTTCCGCAGGTGACGCCCGCTATGTGGCCGGTGACGGGGCGGCCAGCGCCGAGCCGACGTACCTGCTGCCGTTGACCGGCGTCGCCGGCCAACGCCTCGGCGAGCTGCGGGTCTGGCGCGCGGGGGCCGAAGGCACCGACACCAACGAGGCCGCGCTCACCCAACTGGCCCGGCTGGTCGGCGTACGCCTGGAGAACGCCCAGCTCTACGAGGCCGAGCACCGCATCGCCACCACCCTGCAACACAGCCTGCTGCCGCAGCGCCTGCCCCAGCTGCCCGGTGCCCTGGTGGCCAGCCGATACCTGCCCGGCAGCGCTGAGGTCGAGATCGGCGGCGACTGGTACGACGTGATCGCCCGCGACGACGACGAACTCGTACTGGTCATCGGGGACGTGGTCGGCAAGGGCGTAGCAGCCGCCGCCAGTATGGGTCAGTTGCGCAACGCGCTGCGCGCGTACGTGCTTGAGGGCTTCGGTCCGGGCGAGTCGCTGACCCGGCTCAACCGGCTGGTGGACTCCACCGAGTCGCGCTCGTTCGCCACCGTCTTCTCGGTCTGGTTCAGCCCGCGTACCAATCAACTGCGGTACGCCAGCGCCGGCCACCCGTCCCCGCTGCTGATCCGCGGCGACGACGCGGCGTTCCTGTACGACCGGGCTCTCGGCCCGCCGGTCGGGGCCATCCCCGGTACGGAGTACGGGACGGTCACCGGCGAGCTGCGGGCCGGCGACCGTCTCCTGCTCTACACCGACGGCCTGATCGAGGACCGGCAGGTCGGCATCGACGTCTCCCTGGCCCAGCTGCGCGCCGACGCGACCCGATCCGTGGCGGACGTGACCAGCCTGATCGACACGGTCGTCGAGCGGGTCGTCGACCGGCCCCGCCGCGACGACGTGGCGGTGCTCGCGCTGGAGGCCGCCGAACTCAACCGGTTGACCCTGCGGCTGCCGGCCGACCCCACCCGGCTGAGCGTGCTGCGCAAGCGGCTGGAGGAATTCCTGGTCGCGCACGGGGTGAGCGAGACCGATCTGTTCGACCTCACCGTGGCGGTCTCCGAGGCGGCGGCGAACGCCATCGAACACCCGGTCGACCCGGCGGAACCGACGATCGACATCGAGGTGGGCGTGGAGGACCGCACGGTCGTGGCGACCGTGCGGGACACCGGCCGGTGGCGGGAGTCGACGGGGTCAGGGTTCCGGGGGCGGGGCCTGTCCCTGATCCAGGCACTCGGGGAGCTGTCGGTCAGTCGTACGCCGGAGGGGACCGAGGTCACCCTGCGTCGGCGGCTCAACTCCTGAACGCAGCGCAGCTCACTTGCCGCTCAGCCAGCGCTGTTCGGCCAGACCGGCGATCTCCAGCACCCGGCTGACCTGCCGCGACGGCAACACCGTGAGCGAATCCGGATAGCGGCCGGCGAGCCGGACCAGGGCGTGGATGGCCGCCGAGTCGAAGAAGGTCACCGCGCGCAGGTCGAGCGTGACGCGGGTGGCCGGCTCGCGCAGCGCGGTCTGGAACATGGTGTCCGCGGTCGCCATGTCGACCTCACCGGTCACCACCACCCGGAGGTGGTCGTCGTCGATCTCCGCGCTGACGGAGAAGACGTGAGCTGCACCCCCTTGATCCACGCTGACACCTTGACACAGCGCAAGGGGTGGGGCAACAACCTCCCGCGCCGGACGGTGGTGGGAGTCACCCGACGCTCGGCGATAGGCTTGCGCCATGACCGTCCGTGCGCCGCTGACCCCCGGCACGCTCTCTCCCTGGCGGCCGGTGCCCGCCCACATTCCGCGACCGGAGTACGTGGGCAAGAAGGCACCCCGTCCCTGGCAGGGGTCGCACGTGCAGACTCCGGAGATCATCGAGCGGATGCGTGTGGCGAGCCGGATCGCCGCCCAGGCGGTGCAGCTCGCCGGGGAGCACTGCAAGCCCGGCGTGACCACGGACGAGATCGACCGGGTGGTCCACGAATTCCTCGTCGACCACGACGCCTACCCCTCGACGCTGGGTTACAAGGGCTTCCCGAAGTCCTGCTGCACCAGCCTGAACGAGGTGATCTGCCACGGCATCCCCGACTCCACCGTGCTGGCCGACGGCGACATCATCAACGTCGATGTCACAGCCTTCGTCGGCGGCGTGCACGGCGACACCGACGCGACCTTCTGCGTCGGTGAGGTGAGCGAGGAGGCCCGGCTGCTGGTCGAGCGGACCCACGAGGCCATGATGCGGGGCATCCGGGCGGTCGCCCCGGGCCGGCAGATCAACGTCATCGGTCGGGTCATCGAGTCGTACGCGAAACGCTTCGGTTACGGCGTGGTCCGCGACTTCACCGGCCACGGCATCGGTGAGTCCTTTCACAGCGGGCTGTACGTTCCGCACTACGACAGCCCTCGGCCCACCGACGTGATGGAGCCGGGTATGACGTTCACCATCGAGCCCATGATCACCCTCGGCACCCACCAGTACGACCTGTGGGAGGACGGCTGGACGGTGGTCACCAAGGACCGGAAGTGGACGGCCCAGTTCGAGCACACCATCCTGGTGACCGAGGATGGCCACGAGATCCTGACCCTGCCGTGACCGAGACCCCGGCGGCGCTTCGGGAGTCGCACCACGCGGACGTCAGCGGCGGCTGGCTACGGCCGGCCGTCTTCGGCGCGATGGACGGACTGGTCACCAACATCGCCCTCATCGCGGGGGTCGGCGGCGGCGGTGTCTCGCCGCGCAACATCGTGCTGACCGGCACTGCCGGCCTCGTCGCCGGTGCCATCTCGATGGCGCTCGGCGAGTACACAAGCGTCCGCTCGGCCAACGAGCAGATCGCCGCCGAGGTAGCCAAGGAACGGCGCGAACTGGAGCGGCACCCGGAGGCCGAGGCCCGGGAACTGGCCGAGATCTGGATCGCCCGGGGCCTGCCGCCGGATCTCGCCACCCAGGTCGCCGAGGCGATCCGCGAGAACCCGGAGCAGGCGCTCCGGGTGCACGTCCAGGAGGAACTTGGCGTCAACCCGGACGAGCAACCCAACCCGTGGACGGCCGCGATCTCCTCGTTCCTCTGCTTCTCCGTCGGTGCGTTGGTGCCGCTGCTGCCGTACCTGTTCGGCGCGACCAGCCTGGCGCTGGCCCTGCTGGTGGGCGGGCTCGGGCTGTTCATCGCCGGTGCGGTCGTCGCCCGGTTCACCAACCGCCCCTGGTGGCGCGCCGGCCTGCGTCAGCTGCTCATGGGTGCCGCCGCCGCGGCGGCCACCTACGTGATCGGCGCACTGATCGGCGTCCAGGGCGCTTTCTAACGGGCAGTGAGCAGATCCTGGATGCTGCCGTCCACCGGGTGGCCCCGGGCGGCCAGCTCGGTTGACTGGCTGGTCAGGACCCGGCCCACCTCGGTCATGTCGGCACCGGCCAGGCCGGTGCGGC
This DNA window, taken from Micromonospora sp. FIMYZ51, encodes the following:
- a CDS encoding 3-oxoacyl-ACP reductase, which gives rise to MPGRLQDRVAVVTGAGSGIGLATVRRFAAEGARVVCVDIDVEAGQRAAEEVAGSFVAADVADEPAVRDLFDGVAAQYGRVDIAFNNAGISPPDDDSILETGLDAWERVLRVNTTSVYLCCKYVIPHMRRQGRGSIINTASFVALMGAATSQIAYTASKGGVLALTRELGVQFARDGIRVNALCPGPVATPLLRELFAADPERAARRLVHVPMGRFGEPAEIAAAVAFLASDDASFMTAAQFVVDGGITGAYVTPL
- a CDS encoding SpoIIE family protein phosphatase, with the translated sequence MSDGIPPMIAAAFASGGEMGALLRDHDWSASPLGAPDRWPAALGNAISTMLASKAQIAMFWGEDLRAFYNDAYRPTIGDKHPAVLGQPAREHWAETWDVLEPLLTGVLRDGESYQARDHHFLLNRHGFVEDVFFDVSYDPIRGADGSINGVLCICSETTDRVLGQRRLQALAELGAELADPSSTEELGRAAAAVLDRHRPDLPFTLLYLLDADGYLRPAGASGEAVVSVEAPSRLVELAAAGTADTVRTVDLLGHVPADAAEEAVVLPISATNEPAGVLVLGLAGRLPVTRDYRTFVELVAAQISRAVGKQRAYEQEQARVAALAALDLAKTNFFANVSHEFRTPLTLVLGPLEDMLADPVLPEPYTERLTSMHRNAMRLLKLVNTVLDFSRLESKRLVAYYEPIDLASYTTRLASTFRSAAERAGLRLVVDCPALPEPVHVDQDMWEKIVLNLLSNALKFTFEGEITVRLRTIDGAARLEVVDTGVGIPPEELPHVFERFHRAPGTRSRSHEGTGIGLALVRELVEMHGGRISATSQVDRGSSFVITLPFGTAHLPADRVAAASGPEREPLQAALFVAETARWSGGPAPASRSVLPADRPAAGPPTVAAGRILVVDDNPDLREHVVRLLEPTWHVVTAGDGVEALRLATESTFDLVLTDVMMPRLDGFGLVAALRAEPRTRSVPIVLLTARAGVGEEVAGLSVGADDYLTKPFSGQELVARVRANVELGQLRGQIVRRLYALADVAVAVNTARSTADVLQVTARHALSLAEAVRVEVSAGDARYVAGDGAASAEPTYLLPLTGVAGQRLGELRVWRAGAEGTDTNEAALTQLARLVGVRLENAQLYEAEHRIATTLQHSLLPQRLPQLPGALVASRYLPGSAEVEIGGDWYDVIARDDDELVLVIGDVVGKGVAAAASMGQLRNALRAYVLEGFGPGESLTRLNRLVDSTESRSFATVFSVWFSPRTNQLRYASAGHPSPLLIRGDDAAFLYDRALGPPVGAIPGTEYGTVTGELRAGDRLLLYTDGLIEDRQVGIDVSLAQLRADATRSVADVTSLIDTVVERVVDRPRRDDVAVLALEAAELNRLTLRLPADPTRLSVLRKRLEEFLVAHGVSETDLFDLTVAVSEAAANAIEHPVDPAEPTIDIEVGVEDRTVVATVRDTGRWRESTGSGFRGRGLSLIQALGELSVSRTPEGTEVTLRRRLNS
- a CDS encoding STAS domain-containing protein yields the protein MDQGGAAHVFSVSAEIDDDHLRVVVTGEVDMATADTMFQTALREPATRVTLDLRAVTFFDSAAIHALVRLAGRYPDSLTVLPSRQVSRVLEIAGLAEQRWLSGK
- the map gene encoding type I methionyl aminopeptidase codes for the protein MTVRAPLTPGTLSPWRPVPAHIPRPEYVGKKAPRPWQGSHVQTPEIIERMRVASRIAAQAVQLAGEHCKPGVTTDEIDRVVHEFLVDHDAYPSTLGYKGFPKSCCTSLNEVICHGIPDSTVLADGDIINVDVTAFVGGVHGDTDATFCVGEVSEEARLLVERTHEAMMRGIRAVAPGRQINVIGRVIESYAKRFGYGVVRDFTGHGIGESFHSGLYVPHYDSPRPTDVMEPGMTFTIEPMITLGTHQYDLWEDGWTVVTKDRKWTAQFEHTILVTEDGHEILTLP
- a CDS encoding VIT1/CCC1 transporter family protein; translation: MTETPAALRESHHADVSGGWLRPAVFGAMDGLVTNIALIAGVGGGGVSPRNIVLTGTAGLVAGAISMALGEYTSVRSANEQIAAEVAKERRELERHPEAEARELAEIWIARGLPPDLATQVAEAIRENPEQALRVHVQEELGVNPDEQPNPWTAAISSFLCFSVGALVPLLPYLFGATSLALALLVGGLGLFIAGAVVARFTNRPWWRAGLRQLLMGAAAAAATYVIGALIGVQGAF